The Accipiter gentilis chromosome 9, bAccGen1.1, whole genome shotgun sequence genome includes a region encoding these proteins:
- the LRIT1 gene encoding leucine-rich repeat, immunoglobulin-like domain and transmembrane domain-containing protein 1, with the protein MWIAVSLLCCLTLGGLPRAGGSCPSQCSCAFHSLSEGTKARTVLCNDPEMTLTPVNIPVDTSKLRIEKTAIRRVPGEAFHGLHNLEYLWMPYNSLASLSGITFKGLRRLQELRLDGNDLISFPWETLADMPQLRLLDLHNNELTSIPPDAARYVKNITYLDLSSNKLMTLPQALIATWANLQAVPYFPNDNSKIILGLQDNPWVCDCSLYEMVHFLNFQSPNIAFIEPRLKCFTPRSLAGVLFSQVELRKCQSPVVHTSVAKVKTILGSTVLLRCGTTGVPIPELSWRRADGAQLNGTVHQEISSDGMSWSILGLPVVSYLDSGEYICKAKNFLGATEAFISLIITDSESTDDPNSNAKGAWSGKASGMEAAAYNDKLVARYIITTSTVPTLGSGVGTGEGLLLPDVAQDSNPRNLLVSPPTSQQEPERMVRSVRVIGDTDQSITLAWKAPLAKNTTVFSVLYAVFGERDMRRINVEPGKTKVTIYGLLPKTKYIMCVCVKGLIPRKEQCIIFSTDEVASAGGTQKLINVVVISVACVIAVPLTLVVCCGALKRRCKKCFVRKPKEIQESYVTFESLSPGAKVKGVEGEYLTRHTPDESNRLLSARSSVDSEAIPKIEGQPNEYFC; encoded by the exons ATGTGGATCGCGGTGAGTTTGCTCTGCTGCTTAACGCTCGGAGGGCTGCCGCGGGCGGGCGGCTCGTGCCCATCGCAGTGCAGCTGCGCCTTCCACAGCCTCAGCGAAGGGACGAAAGCCAG AACAGTGCTGTGTAATGACCCGGAGATGACCCTCACTCCTGTGAACATCCCTGTAGATACATCCAAGCTTCGGATAGAAAAGACTGCCATCCGCAGGGTGCCAGGAGAGGCTTTCCATGGACTCCACAACCTGGAGTACCTCTGGATGCCCTATAACTCCCTGGCCAGCCTCAGTGGGATCACCTTCAAGGGCCTTCGTCGCTTGCAGGAGCTGAGGCTGGATGGGAACGACTTAATATCATTCCCCTGGGAAACCCTGGCTGACATGCCACAGCTAAGGCTTCTGGATTTACACAACAACGAACTTACCTCGATCCCTCCAGATGCTGCTCGTTATGTCAAGAATATCACATACCTGGACCTGTCTAGCAATAAGCTGATGACTCTTCCTCAGGCTCTTATTGCCACCTGGGCCAACCTCCAGGCCGTTCCTTACTTCCCCAACGATAACTCCAAGATCATCCTAG GCTTGCAAGACAATCCTTGGGTATGTGACTGCAGTCTGTATGAAATGGTCCATTTCCTAAATTTCCAGTCTCCTAACATAGCATTCATTGAGCCCAGGCTGAAATGCTTCACCCCCCGGAGCCTTGCAGGAGTCCTCTTCAGCCAAGTCGAGCTAAGGAAGTGTCAAAGCCCCGTTGTCCATACGTCGGTAGCCAAAGTGAAGACCATCCTGGGCAGCACTGTGCTACTGCGATGTGGAACGACGGGGGTGCCCATTCCTGAGCTCAGCTGGAGAAGAGCTGATGGTGCTCAACTAAACGGCACAG ttCACCAAGAGATTTCCAGTGATGGCATGAGCTGGTCTATTCTGGGCCTGCCTGTAGTCTCTTATCTCGACTCTGGAGAGTACATATGTAAAGCAAAGAATTTTCTGGGGGCAACAGAGGCGTTCATATCTCTCATCATCACGGACTCAGAAAGCACAGATGACCCCAACTCTAATGCCAAAGGCGCATGGAGCGGGAAGGCGAGTGGGATGGAGGCAGCTGCCTACAATGACAAGCTGGTGGCAAGGTACATTATCACCACCTCCACCGTGCCTACCCTGGGGTCTGGAGTGGGCACCGGAGAGGGCCTTCTCCTCCCAGATGTGGCCCAAGACAGCAACCCCAGAAACCTGCTGGTGAGCCCACCTACCAGTCAGCAGGAGCCGGAGCGAATGGTGAGGTCCGTCAGGGTGATAGGAGACACCGACCAGAGTATCACCCTGgcctggaaggcacctctggcaAAGAACACAACAGTGTTCAGTGTCCTCTACGCTGTCTTTGGAGAGAGAGACATGCGGCGGATCAATGTGGAGCCGGGGAAGACCAAGGTCACCATTTATGGGCTGCTGCCAAAGACCAAATACatcatgtgtgtctgtgtgaaaGGGCTGATCCCCAGGAAGGAGCAATGCATCATATTTTCCACAGACGAAGTTGCCAGCGCAGGAGGGACCCAGAAGCTCATCAATGTGGTTGTCATCAGTGTGGCCTGTGTCATTGCTGTTCCTCTGACGCTGGTGGTCTGCTGTGGAGCACTGAAAAGGCGCTGCAAAAAATGCTTTGTGCGGAAACCCAAGGAAATTCAGGAGTCCTACGTCACCTTTGAAAGCCTGTCTCCTGGGGCCAAGGTGAAAGGCGTGGAAGGAGAATACTTGACTAGACATACCCCCGATGAGTCGAACAGGCTGCTGTCTGCCCGATCCAGCGTGGACTCAGAAGCAATACCAAAGATAGAGGGGCAACCTAATGAATACTTTTGCTGA